One window from the genome of Ciconia boyciana chromosome 8, ASM3463844v1, whole genome shotgun sequence encodes:
- the CCAR1 gene encoding cell division cycle and apoptosis regulator protein 1 isoform X5, which translates to MAPARRRSAALGVQQPSLLGASPTIYTQQTALAAAGLTTQTPTNYQLTQTAALQQQAAAAAAALQQQYSQPQQTLYSVQQQLQQPQQTLLTQPAVALPTSLSLSTPQPAAQITVSYPAPRSSQQQTQPQKQRVFTGVVTKLHDTFGFVDEDVFFQLSAVKGKTPQVGDRVLVEATYNPNMPFKWNAQRIQTLPNQNQTQAQPLLKTPPAVLQPIAQQTAFSVQAQPQPQSLLQAQISAASITPLLQTQPQPLLQQPQQKGGLLQPPVRLVSQPQPARRLDPPSRFSGRNDRGGDPMPNRKDDRSRERERERRRSRERSPQRKRSRERSPRRERERSPRRPRRVVPRYTVQFSKFSLDCRSCDMMELRRRYQNLYIPSDFFDAQFTWVDAFPMSRPFQLGNYCNFYVMHREVDPIDKNAAVLDPPDADHLYSAKVMLMASPSMEDLYHKSCALAEDPQELRDGFQHPARLVKFLVGMKGKDEAMAIGGHWSPSLDGPDPEKDPSVLIKTAIRCCKALTGIDLSVCTQWYRFAEIRYHRPEETHKGRTVPAHVETVVLFFPDVWHCLPTRSEWETLSRGYKQQLVEKLQGERKEADGEQDEEEKDDGEAKEISTPTHWSKLDPKTMKVNDLRKELESRTLSSKGLKSQLIARLTKQLKVEEQKEEQKELEKSEKEEEEEEDRKSEDDKEEEERKRQEEMERQRRERRYILPDEPAIIVHPNWAAKSGKFDCSIMSLSVLLDYRLEDNKEHSFEVSLFAELFNEMLQRDFGVRIYKALISLPEREDKKDKKSKKDERKEKKEEKDDETDDPKPKRRKSGDDKDKKEDRDEKKREDKRKDDSKDEEETEDDNNQEEYDPMEAEDAEDEDEECRPLATPIEVSRRYRDEEEMNKREDRREGNRHCKERSSKDKEKDKMQMVTLNRDLLMAFVYFDQSHCGYLLEKDMEEILYTLGLHLSRAQVKKLLNKVVLRESCFYRRLTDTSKDEENQEESEELQEDMLGNRLLLPSPTIKQESKAIEENVGLIVYNGAIVDVGSLLQKLEKSERVRAEIEQKLQLLEEKTDEDEKTILQLENSNKSLSTELKEVKKDLGQLQENLKISDDKNLQFEGQLNKTIKNLATVMDEIQSVLKQDIVKNEDKDQKSKENGANV; encoded by the exons ATGGCTCCGGCGAGGCGCCGCTCAG CTGCTCTTGGTGTACAGCAGCCATCGCTGCTTGGAGCCTCTCCTACAATATACACCCAGCAGACGGCATTGGCAGCAGCAGGCCTAACTACGCAAACACCAACGAACTATCAGCTAACTCAGACAGCTGCTttacagcagcaggctgcagctgcagcagctgcattacagcag CAATATTCACAACCTCAGCAGACTCTCTATAGTGTACAGCAACAG ttgcaGCAACCTCAGCAGACCCTTTTAACTCAG CCAGCTGTTGCGCTACCTACCAGTCTTAGCCTGTCTACTCCTCAACCGGCAGCCCAGATAACTGTTTCTTATCCAGCACCCCGGTCAAGTCAACAGCAAACCCAACCACAAAAGCAGCGTGTCTTCACTGGGGTAGTTACTAAACTACATGATACGTTTGGTTTTGTAGATGAAGATGTCTTTTTTCAACTTAG TGCTGTTAAAGGAAAGACACCTCAGGTGGGTGACAGAGTTTTGGTAGAAGCTACTTACAATCCTAATATGCCATTCAAATGGAATGCACAAAGGATCCAGACACTTCCAAATCAG AACCAGACGCAAGCTCAGCCATTACTGAAGACACCTCCAGCAGTTCTTCAGCCCATTGCACAGCAGACAGCGTTCAGTGTTcaggcacagccacagccacagtcctTGTTGCAGGCACAGATATCAGCAGCTTCAATCACACCTTTGCTTCAGACACAGCCTCAGCCATTactgcagcagccacagcagaaag gtggTTTGTTACAGCCCCCTGTTCGTCTAGTTTCACAGCCTCAACCAGCTCGAAGATTAGACCCACCATCCAGATTTTCCGGGAGGAATGACAGAGGAGGAGACCCTATGCCAAACCGAAAAGATGACAGGAG tcgTGAAAGAGAACGAGAGAGACGTAGGTCCCGGGAAAGGTCACCCCAGAGAAAACGCTCCAGAGAGAGATCACCTAGACGAGAGAGGGAGAGGTCGCCTCGAAGACCACGACGTGTTGTTCCTCGTTACACAGTTCAGTTTTCCAAGTTTTCATTGGACTG CCGTAGCTGTGATATGATGGAGCTGAGGAGGCGTTACCAGAACTTGTATATCCCAAGCGATTTCTTTGATGCTCAGTTTACATGGGTGGATGCTTTTCCTATGTCTAGACCATTTCAGCTGGGAAACTACTGTAATTTTTACGTAATGCATAGAGAAGTAGATCCTATAGATAAAAACGCTGCTGTCCTTGATCCACCCGATGCTGATCATCTATACAGTGCAAAG GTGATGTTGATGGCTAGTCCTAGTATGGAAGATCTCTATCACAAGTCATGCGCTCTGGCTGAAGATCCCCAAGAACTTCGTGATGGATTTCAGCATCCTGCTAGACTTGTAAAG TTTTTAGTGGGTATGAAAGGCAAAGATGAAGCTATGGCTATTGGAGGACACTGGTCCCCATCACTGGATGGACCTGATCCAGAAAAGGACCCTTCCGTGCTGATAAAGACGGCTATTCGTTGTTGCAAGGCTCTTACAGGGATTGACTTAAGTGTGTGCACACAATG GTACCGTTTTGCAGAGATTCGCTACCATCGCCCTGAGGAGACCCACAAGGGGCGTACAGTTCCAGCTCATGTGGAgacagtggttttatttttcccgGATGTTTGGCATTGCCTTCCCACCCGCTCAGAGTGGGAAACCCTCTCCCGAGGATACAAGCAGCAGCTGGTCGAGAAGCTTCAGGGTGAACGCAAGGAGGCTGATGGAGAACAG GACGAAGAGGAAAAGGATGATGGGGAAGCTAAAGAGATCTCTACACCTACGCACTGGTCTAAACTGGATCCAAAAACAATGAAG GTAAATGACCTTCGCAAAGAATTAGAAAGTCGAACCCTTAGCTCTAAAGGACTGAAATCTCAGTTGATAGCTCGACTgacaaagcagctgaaagtagaggaacaaaaagaagagcaaaaggaGCTAGAGAAGtctgagaaagaagaggaagaggaggaggatagGAAATCTGAAGATGACAAAGAG gaagaggaaagaaaacgtCAAGAAGAAATGGAACGTCAGCGGCGGGAGAGACGATATATCTTGCCTGATGAACCAGCAATCATTGTACATCCTAACTGGGCAGCAAAGAGTGGGAAGTTTGACTGTAGCATTATGTCTCTTAGTGTTCTTCTGGACTATAGATTAGAAGATAATAAAGAACATTCCTTTGAG GTATCATTGTTTGCAGAACTCTTCAATGAAATGCTTCAGAGAGATTTTGGTGTCAGAATTTACAAAGCACTGATTTCTCTCCCAGAGAGGGAggacaaaaaagacaaaaaaagcaaaaaagatgagaggaaagaaaaaaaagaagaaaaagatgatgaAACAGATGATCCAAAACCTAAGAGGAGAAAATCTGGAGAtgataaagacaaaaaagaagatAGAGACGAGAAGAAG AGGGAAGATAAAAGGAAAGATGATTctaaagatgaagaagaaactgaagatgaTAATAACCAAGAAGAATATGATCCGATGGAGGCAGAAGATGCTGAAGACGAAGATGAAG aatgcagACCACTCGCAACTCCCATTGAAGTCAGTAGGAGAT acCGGGATGAAGAGGAAATGAACAAACGGGAGGATAGAAGAGAGGGAAATAGGCATTGTAAAGAGAGGTCGTCTAAAGATAAA GAGAAAGACAAGATGCAGATGGTAACTCTTAATAGGGATCTTCTGAtggcttttgtttattttgatcAAAGTCATTGTGGATATCTTCTGGAGAAGGACATGGAAGAGATACTGTACACTCTTGGACTACACCTGTCACGTGCTCAG GTCAAGAAGCTACTTAATAAAGTAGTGCTTAGAGAATCTTGCTTTTACAGAAGACTAACAGATACTtctaaagatgaagaaaatcaaGAAGAGTCTGAAGAGCTACAGGAAGATATGTTAG GAAACAGATTACTGTTACCATCACCTACTATAAAGCAAGAATCAAAAGCCATAGAAGAAAATGTTGGCCTCATTGTGTACAATGGAGCTATAGTGGATGTTGGGAGTCTTTTACAGAAGCTGGAGAAGAGTGAAAGAGTGCGGGCAGAGATAGAACAAAAGCTTCAGttactagaagaaaaaacag atgAGGATGAAAAGACCATACTACAACTGGAGAATTCTAACAAAAGTCTATCTACGGAGCTCAAAGAAGTGAAAAAGGACCTTGGCCAACTGCAAGAAAATTTGAAGATCTCAGATGATAAAAATTTGCAATTTGAGGGTCAGCTGAATAAGACAATCAAAAATCTAGCTACTGTTATGGATGAAATACAGAGTGTTCTTAAACAG gataTTGTGAAGAATGAAGATAAAGATCAGAAATCCAAAGAAAATGGAGCAAACGTATGa
- the CCAR1 gene encoding cell division cycle and apoptosis regulator protein 1 isoform X3 — protein MAQFGGQKNPPWATQFTATAVSQPAALGVQQPSLLGASPTIYTQQTALAAAGLTTQTPTNYQLTQTAALQQQAAAAAAALQQQYSQPQQTLYSVQQQPAVALPTSLSLSTPQPAAQITVSYPAPRSSQQQTQPQKQRVFTGVVTKLHDTFGFVDEDVFFQLSAVKGKTPQVGDRVLVEATYNPNMPFKWNAQRIQTLPNQNQTQAQPLLKTPPAVLQPIAQQTAFSVQAQPQPQSLLQAQISAASITPLLQTQPQPLLQQPQQKGGLLQPPVRLVSQPQPARRLDPPSRFSGRNDRGGDPMPNRKDDRSRERERERRRSRERSPQRKRSRERSPRRERERSPRRPRRVVPRYTVQFSKFSLDCRSCDMMELRRRYQNLYIPSDFFDAQFTWVDAFPMSRPFQLGNYCNFYVMHREVDPIDKNAAVLDPPDADHLYSAKVMLMASPSMEDLYHKSCALAEDPQELRDGFQHPARLVKFLVGMKGKDEAMAIGGHWSPSLDGPDPEKDPSVLIKTAIRCCKALTGIDLSVCTQWYRFAEIRYHRPEETHKGRTVPAHVETVVLFFPDVWHCLPTRSEWETLSRGYKQQLVEKLQGERKEADGEQDEEEKDDGEAKEISTPTHWSKLDPKTMKVNDLRKELESRTLSSKGLKSQLIARLTKQLKVEEQKEEQKELEKSEKEEEEEEDRKSEDDKEEEERKRQEEMERQRRERRYILPDEPAIIVHPNWAAKSGKFDCSIMSLSVLLDYRLEDNKEHSFEVSLFAELFNEMLQRDFGVRIYKALISLPEREDKKDKKSKKDERKEKKEEKDDETDDPKPKRRKSGDDKDKKEDRDEKKREDKRKDDSKDEEETEDDNNQEEYDPMEAEDAEDEDEECRPLATPIEVSRRYRDEEEMNKREDRREGNRHCKERSSKDKEKDKMQMVTLNRDLLMAFVYFDQSHCGYLLEKDMEEILYTLGLHLSRAQVKKLLNKVVLRESCFYRRLTDTSKDEENQEESEELQEDMLGNRLLLPSPTIKQESKAIEENVGLIVYNGAIVDVGSLLQKLEKSERVRAEIEQKLQLLEEKTDEDEKTILQLENSNKSLSTELKEVKKDLGQLQENLKISDDKNLQFEGQLNKTIKNLATVMDEIQSVLKQDIVKNEDKDQKSKENGANV, from the exons ATGGCTCAGTTTGGAGGACAGAAGAATCCCCCTTGGGCTACTCAGTTTACAGCCACTGCAGTATCTCAGCCAG CTGCTCTTGGTGTACAGCAGCCATCGCTGCTTGGAGCCTCTCCTACAATATACACCCAGCAGACGGCATTGGCAGCAGCAGGCCTAACTACGCAAACACCAACGAACTATCAGCTAACTCAGACAGCTGCTttacagcagcaggctgcagctgcagcagctgcattacagcag CAATATTCACAACCTCAGCAGACTCTCTATAGTGTACAGCAACAG CCAGCTGTTGCGCTACCTACCAGTCTTAGCCTGTCTACTCCTCAACCGGCAGCCCAGATAACTGTTTCTTATCCAGCACCCCGGTCAAGTCAACAGCAAACCCAACCACAAAAGCAGCGTGTCTTCACTGGGGTAGTTACTAAACTACATGATACGTTTGGTTTTGTAGATGAAGATGTCTTTTTTCAACTTAG TGCTGTTAAAGGAAAGACACCTCAGGTGGGTGACAGAGTTTTGGTAGAAGCTACTTACAATCCTAATATGCCATTCAAATGGAATGCACAAAGGATCCAGACACTTCCAAATCAG AACCAGACGCAAGCTCAGCCATTACTGAAGACACCTCCAGCAGTTCTTCAGCCCATTGCACAGCAGACAGCGTTCAGTGTTcaggcacagccacagccacagtcctTGTTGCAGGCACAGATATCAGCAGCTTCAATCACACCTTTGCTTCAGACACAGCCTCAGCCATTactgcagcagccacagcagaaag gtggTTTGTTACAGCCCCCTGTTCGTCTAGTTTCACAGCCTCAACCAGCTCGAAGATTAGACCCACCATCCAGATTTTCCGGGAGGAATGACAGAGGAGGAGACCCTATGCCAAACCGAAAAGATGACAGGAG tcgTGAAAGAGAACGAGAGAGACGTAGGTCCCGGGAAAGGTCACCCCAGAGAAAACGCTCCAGAGAGAGATCACCTAGACGAGAGAGGGAGAGGTCGCCTCGAAGACCACGACGTGTTGTTCCTCGTTACACAGTTCAGTTTTCCAAGTTTTCATTGGACTG CCGTAGCTGTGATATGATGGAGCTGAGGAGGCGTTACCAGAACTTGTATATCCCAAGCGATTTCTTTGATGCTCAGTTTACATGGGTGGATGCTTTTCCTATGTCTAGACCATTTCAGCTGGGAAACTACTGTAATTTTTACGTAATGCATAGAGAAGTAGATCCTATAGATAAAAACGCTGCTGTCCTTGATCCACCCGATGCTGATCATCTATACAGTGCAAAG GTGATGTTGATGGCTAGTCCTAGTATGGAAGATCTCTATCACAAGTCATGCGCTCTGGCTGAAGATCCCCAAGAACTTCGTGATGGATTTCAGCATCCTGCTAGACTTGTAAAG TTTTTAGTGGGTATGAAAGGCAAAGATGAAGCTATGGCTATTGGAGGACACTGGTCCCCATCACTGGATGGACCTGATCCAGAAAAGGACCCTTCCGTGCTGATAAAGACGGCTATTCGTTGTTGCAAGGCTCTTACAGGGATTGACTTAAGTGTGTGCACACAATG GTACCGTTTTGCAGAGATTCGCTACCATCGCCCTGAGGAGACCCACAAGGGGCGTACAGTTCCAGCTCATGTGGAgacagtggttttatttttcccgGATGTTTGGCATTGCCTTCCCACCCGCTCAGAGTGGGAAACCCTCTCCCGAGGATACAAGCAGCAGCTGGTCGAGAAGCTTCAGGGTGAACGCAAGGAGGCTGATGGAGAACAG GACGAAGAGGAAAAGGATGATGGGGAAGCTAAAGAGATCTCTACACCTACGCACTGGTCTAAACTGGATCCAAAAACAATGAAG GTAAATGACCTTCGCAAAGAATTAGAAAGTCGAACCCTTAGCTCTAAAGGACTGAAATCTCAGTTGATAGCTCGACTgacaaagcagctgaaagtagaggaacaaaaagaagagcaaaaggaGCTAGAGAAGtctgagaaagaagaggaagaggaggaggatagGAAATCTGAAGATGACAAAGAG gaagaggaaagaaaacgtCAAGAAGAAATGGAACGTCAGCGGCGGGAGAGACGATATATCTTGCCTGATGAACCAGCAATCATTGTACATCCTAACTGGGCAGCAAAGAGTGGGAAGTTTGACTGTAGCATTATGTCTCTTAGTGTTCTTCTGGACTATAGATTAGAAGATAATAAAGAACATTCCTTTGAG GTATCATTGTTTGCAGAACTCTTCAATGAAATGCTTCAGAGAGATTTTGGTGTCAGAATTTACAAAGCACTGATTTCTCTCCCAGAGAGGGAggacaaaaaagacaaaaaaagcaaaaaagatgagaggaaagaaaaaaaagaagaaaaagatgatgaAACAGATGATCCAAAACCTAAGAGGAGAAAATCTGGAGAtgataaagacaaaaaagaagatAGAGACGAGAAGAAG AGGGAAGATAAAAGGAAAGATGATTctaaagatgaagaagaaactgaagatgaTAATAACCAAGAAGAATATGATCCGATGGAGGCAGAAGATGCTGAAGACGAAGATGAAG aatgcagACCACTCGCAACTCCCATTGAAGTCAGTAGGAGAT acCGGGATGAAGAGGAAATGAACAAACGGGAGGATAGAAGAGAGGGAAATAGGCATTGTAAAGAGAGGTCGTCTAAAGATAAA GAGAAAGACAAGATGCAGATGGTAACTCTTAATAGGGATCTTCTGAtggcttttgtttattttgatcAAAGTCATTGTGGATATCTTCTGGAGAAGGACATGGAAGAGATACTGTACACTCTTGGACTACACCTGTCACGTGCTCAG GTCAAGAAGCTACTTAATAAAGTAGTGCTTAGAGAATCTTGCTTTTACAGAAGACTAACAGATACTtctaaagatgaagaaaatcaaGAAGAGTCTGAAGAGCTACAGGAAGATATGTTAG GAAACAGATTACTGTTACCATCACCTACTATAAAGCAAGAATCAAAAGCCATAGAAGAAAATGTTGGCCTCATTGTGTACAATGGAGCTATAGTGGATGTTGGGAGTCTTTTACAGAAGCTGGAGAAGAGTGAAAGAGTGCGGGCAGAGATAGAACAAAAGCTTCAGttactagaagaaaaaacag atgAGGATGAAAAGACCATACTACAACTGGAGAATTCTAACAAAAGTCTATCTACGGAGCTCAAAGAAGTGAAAAAGGACCTTGGCCAACTGCAAGAAAATTTGAAGATCTCAGATGATAAAAATTTGCAATTTGAGGGTCAGCTGAATAAGACAATCAAAAATCTAGCTACTGTTATGGATGAAATACAGAGTGTTCTTAAACAG gataTTGTGAAGAATGAAGATAAAGATCAGAAATCCAAAGAAAATGGAGCAAACGTATGa